In Miscanthus floridulus cultivar M001 chromosome 8, ASM1932011v1, whole genome shotgun sequence, the sequence CCCTTGCTCTGCTCGTGTGGCATGTCACACTCGCATAGCCAAGGCCTCCTTGTCCTTGAGGTCTCTGTCGCTGCCGGTTtccccctgctgctgctgcttgacgACATGGCGGCATTCCCCGCTCCACGCGCTGATCCGTTCCTTCGCCAGCGCAGCCTGCAGCACAGCAGCGTGACTCAGTTCAGTTCAGATCACTTGAGCTCAGCTGATCATCAGCCATGGACAGCACTTGGGGGAGGCTCTGTCACTCACCTCGGCTTCCCAGTCCGTCCTCCAGATGACGAGCAGCAGGCTGGCCGTCTGCAGCGCAGTGCCGCACAACATGCCGGCCCAGATCCCCTGAGCGCCAAGCCGGAGGAGGTAGCCGAGGCAGAACCCGAGGGGCAGGCCGAAGGCGTAGTAGCAGCCGAGGTTGATGTAGGCCACGAGCCCCTGCCAGCCGCCGCCGATGGCCACCCCGGAGATCACCGGCTGCACGCTGTTGAGCACCATGGTGGCCGCCAGCAGGTGCGCCACCTTCCCCACGGCTGCCTGCATATCGCGGTCGCCCGTGAAGAGCACCGCGAAGCTGTTGCGGTACGCCAGCACCAGCGCCATGGCCAGCAGCCCCATGGCCAGCGactgcgccaccaccgccgccaccgcgtgCTTGGCGGCGCGCGGCCGGCCGGAGCCCAGCTCGTTGGACACGCGCACGCTGATGGCCGCGTTCAGCCCGATGAATAGCATCGCCTCCCAACCGTTCAGGTTCATGCTGAGATAGATCATGCATGGCGATGGTGATGATCATATCATATACAGAACGAACGAACGAACGAACTGAAAGAGATGTCGAGCGCCGTACCATATGGACACGGATCCGACGGCGATCTCTGCGTCGTCGAGGCGTCCAGTGAGGATGACGAGCACCGTCATGTACCAGACCTCGAGGCAGAGCATGACGGCGGAGGCGAGGGAGAGCCTGGCGAATGGCCAGAGCCCCTGGAGCGCGTCCCATGAGAGGCCGTCCCACCCTCTTCCCCTGCAGCGTCGCGTCACGTACGCCACCTGCGCGAGCGCGACGAGCCAGGACGTGACGTCGTAGGCGGCTGCGGCCCCGGAGAGTCCCCACCCGAGGACGGGGACGAAGAGCGCGAGCATGGCGACGTGCGCCGCCAGCGCGGCTGCGCCGATCCACGCGAGCGCCCCGACCTCGCCCTGCGCCTGCAGGAGCTTCTGCGTCGGGAACGCCAGCGGCAGCGAGAAGAGCTGCGGGAGCATGCGCAGCGTGAagtcccccgccgccgccgccaccgcctggtCCTGCCCCAGCGCGCGCAGCACGGGCCCCGCCAGGAGGTAGAGCGGCGACAGCAGGAGCGCGGACGCGGCGAGGATGACGCACGACCGCTGCGCGTAGACGCCCAGCAGGTCCAGCTGCCCCGCGCCGTACGCCTGCCCGCACAGCGTCTCCAGCGCGCTGCCCATCCCGAGGAGGAAGCCGAAGGAGAAGGTGGAGACGACGGAGAGGCCCACGGCGGCCGCCGACAGCTCCAGGTTGCCCAGGCGGCCCGCGAAGAGCTGCGTGGTGGAGTTGATGCCGTAGAGGCAGAGGATGTTGAAGGTGATGGGCGCCGCCATCACCCACAGCCGCTCCGCCTCCCGGAGGAACGCCTCCCAGGCCTCCGCGTACGTCCTGGGCGCCCCCTCGTCGCCGCTCTGCACCGCCGCGCTGCCGCTCCGCCTCTTGACGAGCAGCGGCGCCGCCTGCTCCATTGTCATCTCACCGCGTACTTGTGCGATAGCTAGGTAATTAATCAGTATATACTCCTACCAGATGATCGATCGAGCAGctcgccggcggccggccggctGCTACATAGATGGCTCCTGCTGTTTGAGGCGCCCGgggtatatataattatatatactgTAGGTGGGCTGGTGGGGTGCGGTGCTCAACCTCCGTCCTCCGACGACGTCGTGTCGGCGGCTCTAGCATACCTCTACGGCTCTGCATGGATGACCGAAGGCGGTTACTTCCATTGCTTAACAGCGGGCATAGCAAGCAGTAGATCGAGCGGCCAGTGGAGTAGAGTAGTCCAAGGAGTGGAGGTGGAGCGGGCAGGAGGGCGCGAGTTCCGATGCTCGTCGCGTCCACgcagatgcatgcatgcaacgCACATGGCCGgcgcccggcggcggcgggggtgggGAATGACGCTGACTGGTGGGTCCAAGGTACATGACACGGGCGCCACACGGGACAGGAAGTCAGGAACAGGGCATGCCGCCGCCGgctgtggtggcggtggcggcagccATGACGCAGCAGCACGTACCATGGCGAGCCCATGCGTGTACAAAGACAAGTCGGTGGCCTGCCTGATGGTGGAATGATACACGCATAGCATGCACATGCATAGGCATTCCACTGGATCTTTTTTCTCTTTCATTCATTCTCCTTGTTTACCGCGTCTAAGGGATTTGTTTGATCCCATGATCTAAGTTTCGCCATTAAATTTTACACTACTTTTAAAGCTCTACAcatatggtctaaagtttagattGGTTAGACCACATGGTGAGTTAAAATGGTCTAAAGTTTAACTTTTAACTTTAGACGACTAAACTTTCGGACTTGCTAGCACCGGACGTCCAATCCGAGGCGCTAGGGTCTGACGGTACCCGCTCAGCGATTGAGCGAGCACCCCTAGCGCGTCGGGCTTGTGAGCGAGCGCCCCAGCAGCGTGCCCGCGCCGTCCTGTACGTCGCCCACAGCTGTAGATGGGAGCAGGCCTGTTAGGCCGGTAGCGCGTAGGCCTAGGAAGCGCGGCATCGGAACGAACGGACAACCGCAACACAACATTTCCACTAAACGTTAGTCCATGAGACTCAAACAAGACATAAATCGCATGCAAAATAGGAGGGGAGATAAAAGTTACGTGCTCTCCCTACTTTACAAATTTGTACTCTCTTTGTCTTAAAAAATATAATTCTTATTTTTCAATAAGGTAAACAAACTTAAATctaatcaaatttatataaaaataattttatatcGTCGTTAGTCGTTACCCACACTAGTTTATTCCCATGACAAGGAGTACTCCCTCGGTTGGGAACCTCCTGTGCGCAACCTCTTCCCCTCATGTTTGCCGTAAACCAATTTGTCCCGTTTTCACAAAGCTGTTTTCAGCTAGTTCTGCCGAATAGGTCCAAATGAAACAACTTCTCTCTAAAAATTGTTTTTTCAGCTCCTCGCATAGCATAAGAACCGAGGTGAAGCTGAAAATACTAGTTTCTCCC encodes:
- the LOC136470746 gene encoding protein DETOXIFICATION 35-like — its product is MTMEQAAPLLVKRRSGSAAVQSGDEGAPRTYAEAWEAFLREAERLWVMAAPITFNILCLYGINSTTQLFAGRLGNLELSAAAVGLSVVSTFSFGFLLGMGSALETLCGQAYGAGQLDLLGVYAQRSCVILAASALLLSPLYLLAGPVLRALGQDQAVAAAAGDFTLRMLPQLFSLPLAFPTQKLLQAQGEVGALAWIGAAALAAHVAMLALFVPVLGWGLSGAAAAYDVTSWLVALAQVAYVTRRCRGRGWDGLSWDALQGLWPFARLSLASAVMLCLEVWYMTVLVILTGRLDDAEIAVGSVSICMNLNGWEAMLFIGLNAAISVRVSNELGSGRPRAAKHAVAAVVAQSLAMGLLAMALVLAYRNSFAVLFTGDRDMQAAVGKVAHLLAATMVLNSVQPVISGVAIGGGWQGLVAYINLGCYYAFGLPLGFCLGYLLRLGAQGIWAGMLCGTALQTASLLLVIWRTDWEAEAALAKERISAWSGECRHVVKQQQQGETGSDRDLKDKEALAMRV